The sequence below is a genomic window from Streptosporangium lutulentum.
GACGGGCGCACGCTGTCCGCCGAGGGCGAGGGTGCGGACGAGCCGGGCGAACCGGTCGTGGTCGAGGCGCCTGACCTGCTTCCGCTGGTCGCGGGCCGGCCGTTGATCCTGGCGCCCTTCGACCTGGCCGAGGCCCTGTCGGAGCTGCTGGACCTGCCGCTGGCCGGGGAGGAGGCAGCGGGCGAGGTGACCTCCTCGGGCGAGGTCCGTGAGGTTCCGCCCGCCGTGCGTTCGCTGCTGCCGACCGCGCCCACGACCTACATGGAGCACGAGAGGCTGCTCGTGGACGGCGTCCCCGCGGCCTGGCGGTTCTTCGAGGGCGTGGTGCACGCCACGGGGGTGGAGGGGCTGGCCCGCGGGCTCGCCTGGGCGTCGGGCCAGTGGGGAGACCGGCTCGCGGTCGCGGCGCTGCTGCGCGACCCCGAGGCGGTGCCGCTGCTGCTCGCCGAGGCGGACCTGGACAGCTGGACCGCGTCGACCAACTAGACCTGTCGTCCCAGTGCGTGGGACCGGTGCCCGGTTCTCACGCGAGTGTCCTCCCGCACATGCGCCGAAGTCAGCGCATGTGCGGGGACCGCGCGGTCGTCCGGCGGGGGGCGCACCCCTCGGACGTGGTTCGGAAAGGGACGATCACAAGATCACTGTCGTGGGTTCGACCGGCTTGTCCGAGGAGGGCGGCGGGCCACGGCGGTCGCGGCGCCGTACGAACCAGAGGCCGAACAGCCCACCGCAGATGCCCGACACACAGGTCCAGATCCACCACTGATGCTGGGGGCCCGGCTGTACGATCAGAAGCACGGCCAGGGCGATCGCCCACAGGACGGTGCCCGTGAGGATCGCGATCGTGTCGTTGGTCTTCAACGGCTGCAGATCCGGAGGGCGAGGCTGGTTCACATGATTCAGCCTAGGCGACGCCGCCTCACTACCCGCAAGGCGGAGTCTGTGAAGGCGCGAATCCATCTCGAAAGCATCACCATCGTGACCTGGGCCTTCCGACGGGAGAGCCTCAATGTCACTCTGCGTGCGTGAGTGACGCGAAAACCCCCTCAATAAGTAAACTTGACCGTTTCTTCTCTATTTCCGACCGCGGTTCGTCGGTGGGCCGAGAGGTCCGCGGCGGCCTCGTCACGTTCTTCACGATGGCCTACATCGTCGTGCTCAACCCCCTGATCATCGCCACCGTCAAGGACGTGGACGGCCAGTTCATCGGTGACGGCCTCGTGCCCAACGTGCCGCTGGTCGCCGCCGGCACGGCTTTCGTTGCGGGCCTGCTGAGCATCCTGATGGGTGTCATCGGCAGGGTCCCCTTCGCGATGGCCGCCGGCCTCGGCCTGAACGCCTTCGTGACCTACGGCATCGCCTCGCAGATGTCGTGGGAGTCGGCCATGGGCCTGGTGTTCCTGGAGGGCGTGATCATCGCCCTCCTGGTGCTCACCGGGTTCCGCACGGCGGTCTTCAACGCCATCCCACCCCAGCTCAAGACCGCGATCAGCGTCGGCATCGGCCTGTTCATCGCCCTGATCGGCTTTGTGGACGCGGGCTTCGTCCGCCGTGTGGCGGCGGGCCCGCCGCTGGAGCTCGGCATCGGCGGCAATCTGGCCAGCTGGCCGATCTTCGTGTTCGTGGTCGGTCTGCTGCTGATCGCCCTGCTGGTGGCGCGGCAGGTCAAGGGCGCCATTCTGATCGGCATCGTCTCCACCGCCGTCCTCGCGATCATCGTGGAGGCCGTCACCAAGGTCGGCGCCGCGACGGTGCCCGGTAAGGAGCCGAACCCGGCGGGCTGGCAGCTCGTCGTCCCCGGACTGCCCGAGAAGATCTTCGGGTTCGAGAACCCCCTGGTGCTCTTCAGGGAGTTCGACCCGTTCGGCGCCTTCGGCTCCGTCTCGGTCATCCTGGCCCTGCTGCTCGTCTTCACCCTCCTGATCACCGACTTCTTCGACACGATGGGCACGATGGTGGGCGTCGGGCGCCAGGCCGAGCTGATCAAGGAAGACGGCACCCTGCCCAGGACCCGCGAGATCCTCCTCGTCGACTCCGTCGGCGCGGCGGTCGGCGGAGCGGGCTCGGTCTCCTCCAACACGACCTACATCGAGTCGGCCGCGGGCGTCGGGGAGGGCGCGCGCACCGGCCTGGCCAGCGTCGTCACCGGCGTGCTGTTCCTGCTGGCCATCTTCGTGTCGCCGCTGGTCGCCGTCGTCCCCTACGAGGCCGCCGCCCCCGCGCTCGTTGTCGTCGGCTTCCTGATGATGACCGCGATCCGCGAGATCGACTTCACCGACTACGAGATCGCGATCCCGGCCTTCCTCACGATCGTGCTCATGCCGTTCAGCTACTCGATCGCCAACGGCATCGGTGCGGGCTTCATCACCTTCGTGCTGATCAAGCTGGTCATGGGCAAGGCCCGCGAGGTCCACGCGCTCATGTGGACGGTCGCCGCCCTGTTCGTCGTCTACTTCGCCCTGGGACCGATCAAGCTCCTGCTCGGCCTCTGAGGACGAGACACGGCCGTCATGGTGATCGGTTCTCACCGTGACGGCCGTGTGCGTTCGGAAGGCGCGGGTGCCGCGGGAAAATCCGAGCGCTACCCGTCAGCGGCACCGCCGGGTGTTGAGCCGGGCGGCCTGGCGCGTCAGGTGGTCGCGCTCAGCGAGGTTGGGCGCCTTTCGGGCCGCCTCGGCGTACAGCCGTGCCGCCGCCGCCAGGTCGCCGTCGCGCTCGTGGAGATACGCCGCCACCGCGGTGTGCCGGGGCAGCGAGTCGTCCAGCGCCGCGAGCGCCGCCAGCCCGGCGCGCGGTCCGTCGGCCTCGCCGACGGCCACCGCGCGGTTGAGCCGGACGACCGGGCTGTCGGTCAGGCGCGCGAGCTCGTCGTACCACTCGACGATCTGCACCCAGTCGGTCTCCTCGGCGGTGGGGGCGTCGGCGTGGAGCGCCGCGATGGCGGCCTGGGCCTGGAACTCGCCCAGCCGGTCGCGGGCGAGGGCCGCCTGCAGGATCTCGACGCCCTCGGCGATCGACTCGGTGTCCCACCGGGCGCGGTCCTGCTCGGCGAGCGGCACCAGGCCGCCGTCGGGCGCGGTCCGGGTGGCGCGCCGGGCGTGGTGGAGCAGCATGAGGGCGAGCAGCCCCGCCACTTCGGGGTGGTCGATCGCGGACGCGAGCTGCCGGGTGAGCCGGATGGCCTCGGCGGCGAGGTCGACGTCGCCGGAGTAGCCCTCGTTGAAGACCAGGTAGAGGACGCGCAGCACGGTGGCGACGTCGCCGGGCTGGTCGAACCGCACGCCGGAGACGGTGCGCTTGGCCCGGCTGATGCGCTGCGCCATGGTCGCCTCGGGCACCAGGTAGGCCTGGGCGATCTGACGGGTGGTCAGCCCGCCGACGGCGCGCAGCGTGAGCGCGACCGCGGACGACGGCGTCAGCGACGGGTGGGCGCACAGGAAGTAGAGCCGGAGCGTGTCGTCCACCCCGGGCGCGGGCTCGGGCGCCGGCTCCTCGTCGACGAGGTCCTCACGCCGGCGGCGGGCGGCGTCCGCCCGGGTCGCGTCGAGGAACCGGTGCCAGGCCACGGTGACCAGCCAGCCCTTCGGGTCACGCGGCGGGTCGGCCGGCCAGACGCGGACCGCATTGACCAGTGCGTCCTGCACGGCGTCCTCGGCCGCCGCGAAGTCGGCTCCGCGGCGGACGAGGATCCCGAGCACGCTCGGCGTGAGGCTCCGGAGCAGGGCCTCGTTCATCGAAGAGTTCACTCCGTGATGGTGGGCGGCTCGGTCAGGAACGGGCGCAGCTCCAGCCACTCGTGGATCGGCTTCCCGCCCGCCCCGGGGGCGGCCGACAGCTCCCCGGCCAGTTCGAGGGCGCGCTCGTGGCTGTCGACGTCGATCACCATCCAGCCGGCGATGAGGTCCTTGGTCTCGGCGAACGGGCCGTCGGTGACCGGAGGGCGGCCCTCGCCGTCGTACCGGACGAACGTGCCGCCGGGGGCGAGCGCCTGACTGTCGACGAACTCGCCGGTCTCCTCAAGCCGAGCCGCGAAGTCGTTCATGTACTGCACGTGCGCCGAGATCTCCTCCGGCGTCCACTTGTCCATCGGCACGTCGTTGACCGCAGCCGGAGCGCCGCGGTAGTGCTTGAGCAGTAGGTACTTGGCCATCGTGTCTCTCCTCGGTGCTGACGCGACCCATTGTGGTCACGTTCACCGCGGGGACGGAGCCGGTCGCGGGTTCTCGACATCGCCATCCGATTTTTTTCGGTTTCTCGTGGATGAGCCTGGTGAGCCGTCTTGTGGGGCCCGGGTACGCGGCGTGGCGCGGGGGCGGCCTCGCCGTACTGACCGCCTGCCTCACGGCACGCGCCCGCCGGGGCGGGAGGAACCGCGGATGGCCCGAACCCCCGGCGAGCGATAGCCTCACGGCGGAATCGGTTCAGAGGAGGGCGGATGGGGACCTGGGGTCCGGGCAACTTCGACGATGACACGGCCGCGGATCATCTTTCCGCCGTCACCGATCGGCTGATCGCCGAGGTCGCCGAGGCGATGGCGGGTGACCCGCTCGACATCGAACCCGACGAGTACTGGGGCGTCGCGGTGCCGTGCAACCTCGAACTGCTGTATCTCATCGCCCGGCAGGGGCACGTCGGCGCCACGCTGCCCGAGGCGGACACGATCGAGGAGTGGAAGAAGTCGTACCTGGCCGTCTGGGACAGGGAGATAGACGGCCTGGAACCCGGACCGGAACACCGGGAGCGGCGGCGCGAGGTCCTCGTCCGGACGTTCGACCAACTCGCCGAGCTGACCGCCGGGCGTCAGGCATAGCGCGGTCGGGAGTCCTCCGAGCCGGGACCGGGGCGCACCCGCCTGCCGGGGACCAGCCGGTCACGAGGCCGCGGCCGGGAGCGGGTTTCGCCGGTCGCCTGCTTCGATCCGGTTCGTCGCCACTCGGTGTTCAGCAGGCGGCCGAACCGCCGCGGCGGCGGACACCTGAAGGTCCCGCGTCGCGGCTCAGTCGCGCCGGGGGCTCCTGCGTTTGACCCCGAGGCGCCGGTCGTCGTCTTTCTCCAGGCTCTCCACCGCCTGGCAGGCGTCCTTCACGCCTTCCACCGCCTGGCAGGCACTCTCCACGCTCTCCACCGCCTGGCAGGTGTTCTGCAGGGGATCGCCCCGATCGGCGTAGACGGCGACGCGCTTCAGAAGCTCCTTGAAGGTCGACTCCTCGTTTCCGAGGGTCGACAGGATGTGGGCCTCGGCATGGGCGAGGGCGTTCCGCCGATCCTGCCAGAGGGCCTGCCCCGCCTCCGTGGCGACAACCCTGCGACTGCGTCGATCAGCCGGGTCGGGCTGCCGTGTCACCAGCCCCGCGGCTTCCAGATCGTCGATCAGATAGGTGAGGACCGTCCGGTCGATACCCAGCTGCGAGGCCATGACGCCCTGGTTGGCGGCGAGGTTCTGGCTGGCGGAGGCGATGACCTGGTAACCCCGTGGACCGCCCGGAATGTCGTTGAGGGACTCCTCCACGCTGCGCAGGTATGCCCGCAGGATGACGCTCAACGACCAGGCGAAGTCGTCCTTGAGTGTCTCGGCGGCGGACTGTCCTGCCGCGTCCTCGGCTGGTGAGGGGCGCGGGGCGGGAACGGGAGCACTGGACATGGCCTCATGCTAGCCAACCAACCACTTATGTGGCATCGCAGAGATTATCCTTGGCAACAGAGTTGCTTGACGGAACGTCTGTAATCAATATGATTTCTGCATCAACTAGCTGAGGAGCTCGAAATGAGCCTGTTCCGTCTTGATGCCAGCATTCGGGGAGACCAGTCCGTCAGCCGCGCGGTCGCCGACACCGCCGAGGCGGCCTGGATTCGCACTCACCCGTCCGGCGTCGTCACCCGGCGCGATCTGTCCGCCTCGCCGATCCCCGCGGACGCGTGGTCGTCGGCCGTCATGGGCTCGTTCATGCCCGAGGACCAGCGCACGGAAGATCATCGTCGGTCCGCGGCGCTCGCGACGCGGCTCGTGGACGAGCTCGTCGCCGCGGAGGCCTACCTGTTCGCCGTTCCGCTCTACAACTACGGGGTCTCGCAGCACGTGAAGGCATGGGTCGACCTGCTCCTGGCTGATCCTCGGATGGCCCCGGGGAAGGATCCGCTACTGGCTGGTCGTCCGGGGGCGCTCATCGTCACCCGCGGTGGCGGCTACGGCGCCGGCACTCCCCGTGAGGGCTGGGACCACGCGACGCCGTACTACCGCCGGTTCTTCGGCGACATGCTCGGGCTGGAGCTTCACGTGAGCGAGGTCGAGCTGACCCTGGCGGAGACCAGTCCCGGGATGGAATCCCTGCGGGACCTGGCGCGCCGGTCGCTGGACGCCGGCCACGCCTCCGCCGACGCGCACGGCGAGCTGCTGGCGAAGCACGTCCTCACCACGGGTGAAACGGCGGCGGCGGTACGTTGACGCGGGGCTGAGCCGAGTCCCGGGCTCCACCGGAAAGCCGGAACGGCCGTCGTCAGCGACGGAGCCGCGGGGACGGACCCGGCCGGGTGACGCGCCGGAGGTCCGGGGCCACAGGCCCAAAGGGGTGACGCGACTTCGGTCGCGGGAGCAGGGATCCGGAGGAGCGACGCGTCCGGGGTCCGGGGTCACGGGCCCGGTCGGGCGAGATGCCGTTCGCCGCACGTGGACGGCGAGGTCATCCGGGAACGCTCCGGAGCGCCGGCGGCTCTCAGGAGACGAGGGCGCCGATCACCACGAGGAGCACGAGCAGTGCGAGCACCATGGGCAGCAGCCAGCGACGGGGACGATCCACCTCTGGAGCCTAGCTCTGCCCACGGGGCGCTCGCGCAGCGAGGTGCCATTCGGCGATGGTCTCGTAACGGACCTCGGCTCCGAGGGTGCTCCTCACCAGATGCACCGTGTCGGCCTCCCATTCGGTGCCGGCGAACGGCTCGAAGGCCTCGACCAGGGGACGCACGTCGACGTCGGTGCGAGACCTGGCCAGGCTCAGGTGCGGCCGCAGGCGCCGGAGATCCGTCTGTACGGCTCCCGCCCGTCGCGCCCCCGCGCCCAGGGAGTCGGCCAGCCGGAGCAGCCGGGGGCCGCCCCCTCGCACACCGGTCAGGAAGATCCTCGCCCGGCGAGCCGAGGGAAACGCGCCCGCGCCCGCCAACGACAGCGTCATCGACGCGTGGCGTGACGTGGCACGGGCGAGCCGCGTCTCCAGCCCGGGCAGGACCCGGTCCGGCACCTCACCCAGAAACGACAGGGTCAGGTGCCAGCCGACCGGGTTCAGCCAGCGTAGCCGGGGCCATTCCTCACGATGGGGTTCGAGGGCGCGGACGAGCTCATCGCGCACTGACCACGGCGGCAGCAACCCCAGGAACAGCCGCATTCGACCTCCTGGTGAGCGCCTTGGTCAGCATCGTCGCCGCGCCCACCCCGACCAGGGTGAGCACTCCGCCGATCGTAACCCCCGTACGCGGGCCGCCCAGTTCGGAGACCCAGCCGAGCAGCGGCGCGCCGAGAGGGGCGCCGGCGGTCAGCACCAGCACGTAGATGCCCATCACCCGGCCACGCATCTCCGGCGAGGAGGCCAGCTGCACGCTGGCGTTGGCGGCCGTGTTGACCGAGATCAGCGCGATGCCGGCGGGGATGAGGAAGAGCAGGTAGAGCGGGTACCACGGGGCCAGACCGCTGGCGATCTGGAACACGCCGAACGAGAGCGCGCCGCCGATCAGCAGCTTCCCGCTGGGCTTCGCCCGCCGGGCCGC
It includes:
- a CDS encoding FMN-dependent NADH-azoreductase, yielding MSLFRLDASIRGDQSVSRAVADTAEAAWIRTHPSGVVTRRDLSASPIPADAWSSAVMGSFMPEDQRTEDHRRSAALATRLVDELVAAEAYLFAVPLYNYGVSQHVKAWVDLLLADPRMAPGKDPLLAGRPGALIVTRGGGYGAGTPREGWDHATPYYRRFFGDMLGLELHVSEVELTLAETSPGMESLRDLARRSLDAGHASADAHGELLAKHVLTTGETAAAVR
- the thpR gene encoding RNA 2',3'-cyclic phosphodiesterase, with the protein product MRLFLGLLPPWSVRDELVRALEPHREEWPRLRWLNPVGWHLTLSFLGEVPDRVLPGLETRLARATSRHASMTLSLAGAGAFPSARRARIFLTGVRGGGPRLLRLADSLGAGARRAGAVQTDLRRLRPHLSLARSRTDVDVRPLVEAFEPFAGTEWEADTVHLVRSTLGAEVRYETIAEWHLAARAPRGQS
- a CDS encoding DUF4259 domain-containing protein, yielding MGTWGPGNFDDDTAADHLSAVTDRLIAEVAEAMAGDPLDIEPDEYWGVAVPCNLELLYLIARQGHVGATLPEADTIEEWKKSYLAVWDREIDGLEPGPEHRERRREVLVRTFDQLAELTAGRQA
- a CDS encoding NCS2 family permease, producing MSDAKTPSISKLDRFFSISDRGSSVGREVRGGLVTFFTMAYIVVLNPLIIATVKDVDGQFIGDGLVPNVPLVAAGTAFVAGLLSILMGVIGRVPFAMAAGLGLNAFVTYGIASQMSWESAMGLVFLEGVIIALLVLTGFRTAVFNAIPPQLKTAISVGIGLFIALIGFVDAGFVRRVAAGPPLELGIGGNLASWPIFVFVVGLLLIALLVARQVKGAILIGIVSTAVLAIIVEAVTKVGAATVPGKEPNPAGWQLVVPGLPEKIFGFENPLVLFREFDPFGAFGSVSVILALLLVFTLLITDFFDTMGTMVGVGRQAELIKEDGTLPRTREILLVDSVGAAVGGAGSVSSNTTYIESAAGVGEGARTGLASVVTGVLFLLAIFVSPLVAVVPYEAAAPALVVVGFLMMTAIREIDFTDYEIAIPAFLTIVLMPFSYSIANGIGAGFITFVLIKLVMGKAREVHALMWTVAALFVVYFALGPIKLLLGL
- a CDS encoding DUF2530 domain-containing protein; translation: MNQPRPPDLQPLKTNDTIAILTGTVLWAIALAVLLIVQPGPQHQWWIWTCVSGICGGLFGLWFVRRRDRRGPPPSSDKPVEPTTVIL
- a CDS encoding YciI family protein, which produces MAKYLLLKHYRGAPAAVNDVPMDKWTPEEISAHVQYMNDFAARLEETGEFVDSQALAPGGTFVRYDGEGRPPVTDGPFAETKDLIAGWMVIDVDSHERALELAGELSAAPGAGGKPIHEWLELRPFLTEPPTITE
- a CDS encoding MarR family winged helix-turn-helix transcriptional regulator — protein: MSSAPVPAPRPSPAEDAAGQSAAETLKDDFAWSLSVILRAYLRSVEESLNDIPGGPRGYQVIASASQNLAANQGVMASQLGIDRTVLTYLIDDLEAAGLVTRQPDPADRRSRRVVATEAGQALWQDRRNALAHAEAHILSTLGNEESTFKELLKRVAVYADRGDPLQNTCQAVESVESACQAVEGVKDACQAVESLEKDDDRRLGVKRRSPRRD
- a CDS encoding RNA polymerase sigma factor — protein: MNEALLRSLTPSVLGILVRRGADFAAAEDAVQDALVNAVRVWPADPPRDPKGWLVTVAWHRFLDATRADAARRRREDLVDEEPAPEPAPGVDDTLRLYFLCAHPSLTPSSAVALTLRAVGGLTTRQIAQAYLVPEATMAQRISRAKRTVSGVRFDQPGDVATVLRVLYLVFNEGYSGDVDLAAEAIRLTRQLASAIDHPEVAGLLALMLLHHARRATRTAPDGGLVPLAEQDRARWDTESIAEGVEILQAALARDRLGEFQAQAAIAALHADAPTAEETDWVQIVEWYDELARLTDSPVVRLNRAVAVGEADGPRAGLAALAALDDSLPRHTAVAAYLHERDGDLAAAARLYAEAARKAPNLAERDHLTRQAARLNTRRCR